Within the Thermomicrobiales bacterium genome, the region TCGCTGCCGCACGAACGTCAGCAGAGCTGCAACAACGTAGGCCAGCGGCGTCAGCAGCAACCCAAGCAGACCGAGATCGACCATGGCACTGCCATTGAGTCGGATCGCCTGCCCCACCACCGACTCCATCCGCAGCGTTGTGTCGAGGATGTCCTGTCCACGCACGAGTGCAACGATCAAACCGGCGACGATGACCACGATGCTGGCCCAGAAGCCGATCGCCAGGATCTTGGCTATACGCTCGTAAAGATTTTCGAGTTCTGGATCGACATCATCGTCGATATCGACGGGCACCGTCTGTTGCGCTTTCATCATTAGTAGACTCCAAACGCATCGAGCAGCATCGAGATGGCCAGCGCGCCAAGAACGAAGATGAAGACGGTCGTGAGCTGCGATGAGCGAATACGCCGGACAACCGCCGCGCCGATGCGCGCACCACTGATGATGCCCAGCACAGCCGGGACGGTGATCGTCGGATCGACCAGGTCGTGCTGGTAGTAGACCAGCGCCGATGCTGAGGCCGTCATGCCGAACATGAACGCGCTGGTGCTCGTCGCCGCCTTCATCGGCAGACCCATGACGATCGTGTACAGCGGGACGGTGATTGGACCACCGCCGATGCCGAACATGCCCGACGCGATGCCAGCTAGTCCTGCACCCGGCAAACCGATCCCCAGCTTGCGAGGTATGTAGCGCACGATCGAGCCGGTCGCCGGATCATGATAGCGACCACCGAGCCGATGTGGATCTTCGGTCTCTACTGGCTCAACAGTTGTCGAGCGGGTCGGGCCGCGACGCGAGCGCCGGAACATCACCGACGAGACGTAAAGCAAGAGAACACCGAAGGCACCTTTGAGGACTGCCTCGGGCAAATTGATAGCGAGGAGCCCGCCGGCGATCGCTCCCGCCACCATCGCCACGAGCATGACGAACGCCAGCCGGACATTCGTGAACCGTGCCTTCAGATACACCGCCGAGCCGGATGCGGAGTTCGACACAACCGCGATTGCACTAGCGGCAATCACCGGTTTCAACGGCAGACCGAAGATCAGCGACAGAATAGGGACGAGGAAGACGCCGCCACCGAGCCCGAGCATCGAGCCCAGCACGCCAGCGCCGAGTGCGACGGCTGCGATAAGTATCGCTTCGACCAGTTGGAGCCACCTCTCAGCCTAACCGGGCGCGGGTATACCAGTGCCGGCATCTCCGGAGAAGGTGTCGGATCAATTGGCTATCGTAGCGTCCGGGACCACCCCTACACGCGCCGCGCTCCTGCCAATCCCCGCTGGACAGGGGCGACGCACCCGTCGGCTATGTTGCACTGTCCGGAGTGGATTGGCAACTTCTAGCGGCTGATCTCAGCGGTCAGCGTTATCTCGCTGCTCGTCTGCTTGCGCAAACCGCACGAGCATCGCTCGCGCAGTCGTGATCGCCAGCAGATCGTCGCGCTGCTGGCTCACGGTGGCGAACGCCTGCGCCAACGCCTGCTCGACAGATTCTGCCGGAGCCGTAGTTGTCTGCGTCGGCACATCCGGCTCGGCGCTTGCACCACCAACCGGCGCAACGATGAGGTAGAGGAAGACGAGCATGACGATCGTCAGCACCAGCTCGACACTGATTGTCAGTGCATAGAGAAGGAAGAACGCGTTCATCGCTCGGCATGCTCCTCGACCAGCGCCGCGGCGTAGCGGTCCAGCGCGACGATCGCCCGCTCGCTCGCCGGACCGGGCCGTCCAGCAGCCACCTCAGCCATCGCCCCGCGCAACGAGAGCAGCGTCGGATCCAGCAGCGCCTCACGCCGCGCCCGCGCCCGCGCCGTCCGCAGCCCGCGCCCCGCCTCGTTGCTCCCCTCGCCCGGTCGACGCAACGCCGA harbors:
- a CDS encoding DUF1634 domain-containing protein; translated protein: MKAQQTVPVDIDDDVDPELENLYERIAKILAIGFWASIVVIVAGLIVALVRGQDILDTTLRMESVVGQAIRLNGSAMVDLGLLGLLLTPLAYVVAALLTFVRQRDRLFVAVCVALLLLFAATVGLAVL
- a CDS encoding sulfite exporter TauE/SafE family protein encodes the protein MLGLGGGVFLVPILSLIFGLPLKPVIAASAIAVVSNSASGSAVYLKARFTNVRLAFVMLVAMVAGAIAGGLLAINLPEAVLKGAFGVLLLYVSSVMFRRSRRGPTRSTTVEPVETEDPHRLGGRYHDPATGSIVRYIPRKLGIGLPGAGLAGIASGMFGIGGGPITVPLYTIVMGLPMKAATSTSAFMFGMTASASALVYYQHDLVDPTITVPAVLGIISGARIGAAVVRRIRSSQLTTVFIFVLGALAISMLLDAFGVY